In one window of Cynocephalus volans isolate mCynVol1 chromosome 6, mCynVol1.pri, whole genome shotgun sequence DNA:
- the FERD3L gene encoding fer3-like protein — MAAYPESCVDATVLDFVADLSLASPRHPLLCDLAPGVPFGNRALALREGRAGRLARCDEGDPEEEDGEIEGGDEEEGEEERGKGVSLLGRPKRKRVITHAQRQAANIRERKRMFNLNEAFDQLRRKVPTFAYEKRLSRIETLRLAIVYISFMTELLESCDKKETG, encoded by the coding sequence ATGGCAGCCTATCCGGAGAGCTGCGTGGACGCCACCGTGCTGGACTTCGTCGCAGACCTGTCTCTGGCCTCCCCGAGACACCCTCTCCTCTGCGACTTGGCACCCGGGGTCCCCTTTGGGAACCGAGCCCTTGCGCTCAGAGAGGGCAGAGCCGGGAGGCTGGCGCGGTGTGACGAGGGGGACCCAGAAGAAGAGGATGGCGAAATAGAGGGAGGGGacgaggaggagggggaagaggagcgCGGGAAAGGCGTCTCCCTCCTGGGCCGCCCCAAGAGGAAAAGAGTGATCACCCACGCCCAGCGCCAGGCCGCCAACATCCGCGAGAGGAAGAGGATGTTTAACCTCAACGAGGCCTTCGACCAGCTGCGGAGGAAGGTGCCCACTTTCGCTTACGAGAAGAGGCTGTCCCGGATCGAGACCCTACGCCTGGCCATCGTCTACATCTCCTTCATGACGGAGCTCTTGGAGAGCTGCGACAAGAAGGAAACCGGCTGA